A portion of the Granulosicoccus antarcticus IMCC3135 genome contains these proteins:
- a CDS encoding class I SAM-dependent methyltransferase, with the protein MNSKVVSGTEGYAEEAAILLDRYERNSFEDVYAAVRSYFPEVSSTIVDIGSGTGRDAAYLAQIGHQVVAVEPTAELREPAKELHPSENIEWIDDSLPELSQLLSLQSTFDVVILNAVWMHLDKGQREIAMESISKLTHVGSKLFISLRHGPIPNYRRMFDVSCNETIQLASKYSIELLFQTQGESVAEPYLVETGTTADLTFLQSYSESECAVNTTYEFTLPFCNCRISAQIDSYTPGAYSDYHRSQQSYYNEKNTKLNQL; encoded by the coding sequence ATGAATTCAAAGGTAGTGAGTGGCACCGAGGGCTACGCAGAAGAGGCTGCTATATTGCTCGATCGCTATGAGAGGAATAGCTTCGAGGATGTTTATGCCGCTGTGCGGAGCTATTTTCCGGAAGTCTCCTCAACGATCGTCGATATCGGCTCTGGCACCGGTCGAGACGCCGCTTACCTGGCGCAAATTGGCCATCAGGTTGTTGCTGTCGAACCAACGGCTGAGCTCAGGGAACCTGCCAAGGAGTTGCATCCGTCTGAAAATATAGAGTGGATCGACGATAGCCTTCCTGAGCTTTCGCAGCTCTTGAGCTTGCAGTCCACTTTTGATGTCGTCATTCTCAATGCGGTATGGATGCATCTTGACAAAGGCCAACGCGAGATTGCCATGGAAAGCATCTCCAAGCTGACTCATGTCGGATCGAAGCTTTTCATCAGCTTGCGACATGGGCCGATCCCGAATTATCGACGAATGTTCGATGTGTCGTGTAATGAGACGATACAACTTGCAAGCAAGTACTCGATTGAACTGCTGTTTCAAACCCAGGGTGAGTCTGTTGCTGAACCCTACCTGGTCGAAACTGGTACTACAGCGGATCTAACGTTCTTGCAAAGCTACTCGGAATCCGAGTGCGCAGTAAATACTACCTACGAATTTACCCTGCCATTTTGCAATTGTCGGATTTCTGCGCAAATAGACTCCTATACGCCCGGCGCTTACAGCGACTACCATCGTAGTCAACAATCCTATTACAACGAAAAGAACACCAAGCTGAATCAGCTGTAG
- a CDS encoding RNA-guided endonuclease InsQ/TnpB family protein: protein MDQASSNQKQLRTLRLRVKDKHAAELSRQARAVNYVWNYINELSERSIRELGCFLSVFDLHSYTTGASKELGLHSHTVQKVAGSYVQARIQFRKRKLAWRRSGGVRRSLGWVPFNTGHARWRNGQVHFNGTAYGVWDSYGLAGYTLRSGSFSEDSRGRWYFNVAVEVPIRKSTGKIAMGIDLGCKDAATTSEADVLHGRWYRADEKALATAQRARKKRQTKKIHARIKNRRSNGIHQFSTRIVEKSAAVFVGNVSSKAMVKTTMAKSALDAGWSSLKRALEYKCASAGVIYQEVNEAYSTRTCSECGALSGPKGLKELGIRQWSCVECGSSHDRDINAARNIAALGIQSLAEGAYE, encoded by the coding sequence ATGGATCAGGCATCTTCCAATCAGAAACAACTGCGCACGCTGAGACTGCGTGTCAAGGACAAACATGCCGCTGAGCTTTCCCGTCAGGCACGAGCCGTCAATTACGTCTGGAATTACATCAACGAGCTGTCAGAGCGCAGTATTCGCGAACTGGGCTGTTTTCTTTCGGTCTTCGATCTTCACTCATACACCACTGGCGCCAGTAAAGAGCTGGGTTTGCATAGCCATACGGTGCAGAAAGTAGCAGGCTCCTACGTTCAGGCAAGAATCCAGTTCAGGAAGCGCAAACTGGCGTGGCGCAGGTCCGGGGGAGTACGGCGCTCGTTGGGTTGGGTGCCATTCAATACCGGTCACGCCCGCTGGCGTAACGGTCAGGTGCATTTCAATGGTACAGCTTACGGTGTCTGGGATAGCTACGGACTGGCAGGTTACACGCTTCGCTCTGGATCATTCAGTGAGGATAGTCGGGGTCGGTGGTATTTCAACGTCGCTGTTGAGGTACCGATCAGGAAGTCAACGGGCAAGATCGCCATGGGTATTGACTTGGGGTGCAAGGATGCTGCGACCACCAGTGAGGCAGATGTATTGCATGGGCGCTGGTATCGAGCGGATGAGAAAGCGTTGGCCACGGCCCAGCGGGCAAGAAAGAAGCGTCAGACAAAGAAGATACACGCCAGAATAAAAAACCGTCGCAGTAACGGAATCCATCAGTTTTCTACAAGGATTGTAGAAAAGAGTGCGGCGGTGTTTGTCGGAAACGTCTCATCCAAAGCGATGGTAAAGACTACGATGGCCAAGTCAGCACTGGATGCTGGTTGGTCTAGCCTCAAGAGAGCCCTGGAATATAAATGCGCTAGCGCAGGGGTTATCTACCAAGAAGTGAACGAGGCATACTCCACCCGAACCTGTTCTGAGTGCGGTGCACTCAGCGGTCCGAAAGGACTGAAAGAGCTCGGAATAAGGCAATGGAGCTGTGTCGAGTGTGGAAGCTCGCACGATCGCGATATAAACGCGGCCCGCAACATTGCCGCTCTGGGAATTCAGAGCCTTGCAGAAGGAGCCTACGAATGA
- a CDS encoding alpha/beta fold hydrolase — protein MLRKTSSIVAVAGLALSTFCVAVQAQEPQAGSYVLDSLTLENGEVLEEVKLAYTTYGNPEGEPVLLMHGTHGNGGKMLPDQFKEVLFAAGRALDAEKYFFIAPDALGTGESSKPSDGLKADFPTYNYHDMVNAQYELLTKHFEIDHLRLVFGYSMGGMMALDWAIMYPDFMDAVVPMAAFPGPMSGRNWALRKLLVDSIQRDPSYNDGNYTEPPRSFVEGRIWFSTANYLGERKFSAIGDTREAVDAMIDKRYEDTNVPDANDALYQWGASRDFDPVPGLESIEAHVLIINSDDDPRNPPVLDTLTSGLAKIAHGESFMIKGTDETTGHGTVMNFPELYEGKLAKWLSAVPHRD, from the coding sequence ATGTTGAGAAAAACCAGTTCGATCGTCGCAGTAGCGGGATTGGCCCTGAGTACCTTTTGTGTGGCAGTTCAGGCTCAGGAACCGCAAGCTGGAAGCTACGTTCTTGATAGTCTGACACTCGAGAATGGTGAAGTGCTGGAGGAGGTCAAACTGGCCTACACAACTTACGGTAATCCAGAGGGAGAGCCGGTGCTGCTCATGCATGGTACCCATGGGAATGGGGGCAAAATGCTGCCGGACCAGTTCAAGGAAGTGTTGTTCGCCGCCGGCCGGGCATTAGATGCCGAGAAGTACTTCTTCATCGCTCCCGATGCGCTGGGTACTGGGGAGTCGAGCAAACCGTCAGACGGCCTGAAAGCTGATTTTCCGACATACAACTACCACGACATGGTCAATGCACAATATGAGCTGCTGACCAAGCATTTCGAAATTGATCATCTGCGCCTGGTTTTCGGTTATTCCATGGGCGGTATGATGGCGCTTGATTGGGCAATCATGTATCCCGATTTCATGGATGCCGTTGTGCCAATGGCCGCCTTCCCCGGACCGATGTCGGGCCGCAACTGGGCATTGCGCAAGCTGCTCGTTGATAGTATCCAGCGCGATCCGAGCTACAACGATGGTAATTACACAGAGCCACCGCGCAGCTTCGTCGAAGGGCGGATCTGGTTCAGCACGGCCAACTACCTGGGAGAGCGCAAGTTTTCGGCAATTGGTGATACCCGCGAAGCGGTCGATGCCATGATTGATAAACGCTATGAAGATACCAACGTACCCGACGCTAATGATGCGCTGTATCAGTGGGGAGCCAGTCGCGATTTTGATCCGGTTCCAGGGCTTGAAAGTATCGAGGCCCATGTTCTGATCATCAACTCTGATGATGATCCTCGCAATCCGCCAGTCCTCGATACCCTGACTTCAGGGCTTGCCAAAATCGCCCACGGTGAAAGTTTCATGATCAAAGGGACTGATGAGACTACCGGCCATGGCACAGTCATGAACTTCCCTGAGCTCTACGAAGGCAAGTTGGCCAAGTGGTTATCAGCTGTTCCGCATAGGGATTGA
- a CDS encoding amidase family protein, producing the protein MRARQISSKQLVELYLARIERINPQLNAFTNIFDEQARTAAVHADHLLATETPESIALRMPLLGVPIALKDEMEVSGLTAQHGTCAYSENACADATHWRRLREAGAILLGKTTLPELAICGFTESQTWGATRNPWNTAYTPGGSSGGSGAAVAAGLIGAASASDGAGSIRIPAACNALFGLKPQRDRISLAPHRSQWLGLSVNGCLTRRVRDTALWMDIAHGPEPEYTCSPPPPAGTYSEAATRDPGKLRICWSLSTPRAVVPPLRYPLIEAALERVVRAFGRLGHRTSQRDPDWGMIGYDCMNVYLKAIESEYDQVPHPERLEPRTRGFKRLARLIPAPLLRRSQARESGHAERINAIFKHCDVLLTPVTAIPAVKVGHWANQGALRTVAGMSRAYPHTIAWNYLGQPAASIPAGHTAEGLPVAVQLVVPPNREELLISLAAQLEDELDWPARWPPLANLES; encoded by the coding sequence TTGCGTGCACGGCAGATCTCTTCAAAACAGCTTGTCGAACTCTATCTGGCCAGAATCGAACGGATCAATCCACAGCTCAACGCTTTCACGAACATCTTCGATGAGCAGGCCCGCACAGCGGCTGTCCATGCCGATCATCTACTGGCCACTGAAACGCCTGAGAGCATCGCTTTGCGGATGCCGCTACTCGGTGTTCCGATCGCCTTGAAGGATGAGATGGAAGTCAGCGGACTGACCGCCCAGCACGGAACCTGCGCTTACTCGGAAAACGCTTGCGCTGACGCAACACATTGGCGTCGACTGCGAGAAGCTGGCGCAATTCTGCTTGGCAAGACAACCCTGCCCGAGCTGGCAATATGCGGATTCACCGAGTCGCAGACCTGGGGTGCGACCCGTAATCCCTGGAACACAGCTTACACGCCAGGTGGCTCAAGCGGCGGCTCAGGGGCTGCGGTCGCCGCCGGCCTGATCGGTGCGGCATCCGCCTCCGACGGTGCAGGCTCAATCCGAATACCTGCCGCTTGCAACGCTCTTTTCGGTCTGAAACCACAGCGTGATCGGATCAGTCTTGCGCCGCATCGCTCACAATGGCTTGGTCTGTCGGTCAACGGATGTCTGACCCGTCGCGTGCGCGACACAGCGCTGTGGATGGACATCGCCCACGGCCCCGAACCAGAGTACACCTGTTCACCACCCCCGCCTGCTGGCACCTACTCAGAGGCCGCCACTCGCGATCCGGGCAAACTGAGAATCTGCTGGAGCCTGAGCACACCCAGGGCAGTTGTACCACCGCTCCGCTATCCATTAATTGAGGCAGCCCTCGAACGGGTTGTCCGAGCATTCGGCCGGCTGGGCCACCGGACCAGCCAACGCGACCCCGACTGGGGAATGATCGGTTACGACTGCATGAACGTCTACCTGAAGGCCATTGAGAGCGAGTACGATCAGGTACCTCACCCCGAACGCCTCGAACCACGGACCCGGGGTTTCAAACGTCTTGCCCGCCTGATACCCGCACCACTACTGCGCCGCTCGCAAGCCCGAGAGTCTGGACATGCCGAGCGAATCAACGCAATCTTCAAGCACTGCGATGTCCTGCTCACCCCAGTCACTGCGATACCAGCGGTTAAAGTCGGGCATTGGGCAAACCAGGGAGCGCTTCGCACCGTAGCCGGCATGAGCCGGGCCTATCCACACACGATTGCCTGGAACTACCTTGGTCAGCCCGCAGCATCAATCCCGGCGGGCCACACAGCAGAGGGTTTGCCTGTGGCGGTACAGCTCGTCGTACCACCCAATCGGGAGGAGCTGCTGATCTCACTCGCAGCGCAACTCGAGGACGAGCTTGACTGGCCAGCACGCTGGCCGCCGCTGGCAAACCTGGAATCATGA
- a CDS encoding FKBP-type peptidyl-prolyl cis-trans isomerase, translating to MSEEEKNPLLFRERRIQSSYSRGEPNTFPLSGTILGFAEGVQLMSVGSRYRFVMPPELAYGDGGNGTQIGSGAVLIFVIELLEINTA from the coding sequence ATGAGCGAAGAGGAAAAGAATCCTCTTCTCTTCAGGGAGAGGAGAATTCAAAGCAGCTATTCGCGTGGTGAACCTAATACGTTCCCTCTGTCCGGCACCATATTGGGGTTTGCAGAGGGCGTTCAACTTATGAGCGTCGGGAGTCGGTATAGATTTGTGATGCCACCTGAGCTTGCATATGGGGATGGTGGCAATGGAACGCAGATTGGATCAGGCGCTGTATTGATTTTTGTTATTGAGTTGTTGGAAATCAATACGGCCTGA